A window from Streptomyces sp. NBC_00271 encodes these proteins:
- a CDS encoding ABC transporter permease, protein MSGFGGFVLRRAVGTVITLLAISVIVYVVFYATPGNVAQITCGPRCSPEQVHQVAQQLRLDDPLYVRYWHFLQGILVGQDFSTGTSVEHCSAPCLGLSYQGDTQVTQLILAKLPVSLSLVFGAMVLWLILGVGTGILSAWRRGRLTERVLTGITLAGVATPVFVIGLVLMIVVCGQLQLLPFPQYVGFTDDPEQWAWNLLLPWLSLALIEAAAFARLTRAAMLETLAEDHIRTFRAYGVGERSIIGRHALRGAFAPIIALNANNVGSAVGGAVLTETLFGLPGIGQELVHAVNVVDLPVVVGMVLVIGFFVVIANAVADVLYAVADRRVVLV, encoded by the coding sequence ATGAGCGGCTTCGGAGGATTCGTCCTGCGCCGCGCCGTCGGCACCGTGATCACCCTGCTCGCCATCTCGGTGATCGTCTACGTCGTCTTCTACGCCACCCCCGGCAACGTCGCCCAGATCACCTGCGGCCCGCGCTGCTCTCCGGAACAAGTGCACCAGGTCGCCCAGCAGTTGAGGCTCGACGACCCGCTGTACGTGCGCTACTGGCACTTCCTGCAGGGCATCCTCGTCGGCCAGGACTTCTCCACCGGCACCTCGGTGGAGCACTGCTCGGCGCCCTGTCTCGGTCTGTCGTACCAGGGCGACACCCAGGTCACCCAGCTGATCCTGGCGAAGCTGCCGGTCAGCCTGTCCCTCGTGTTCGGCGCGATGGTGCTGTGGCTGATCCTCGGCGTCGGCACCGGCATCCTCTCCGCGTGGCGGCGCGGCCGGCTCACCGAGCGCGTGCTGACCGGCATCACCCTCGCGGGCGTCGCCACCCCGGTCTTCGTGATCGGCCTGGTGCTCATGATCGTCGTCTGCGGCCAGCTGCAACTGCTGCCCTTCCCGCAGTACGTCGGCTTCACCGACGACCCCGAACAGTGGGCCTGGAACCTGCTGCTGCCCTGGCTCTCCCTCGCCCTCATCGAGGCCGCCGCGTTCGCCCGGCTGACCAGGGCCGCGATGCTGGAGACCCTCGCCGAGGACCACATCCGGACCTTCCGGGCCTACGGCGTCGGCGAGCGGTCGATCATCGGGCGGCACGCGCTGCGCGGGGCGTTCGCGCCGATCATCGCGCTGAACGCCAACAACGTCGGCTCGGCGGTCGGCGGCGCGGTGCTCACCGAGACGCTCTTCGGACTGCCCGGCATCGGACAGGAGCTGGTGCACGCGGTGAACGTCGTCGATCTGCCGGTGGTCGTCGGCATGGTCCTGGTCATCGGCTTCTTCGTGGTCATCGCCAACGCCGTCGCGGACGTGCTGTACGCGGTGGCCGACCGACGGGTGGTGCTCGTATGA
- a CDS encoding dipeptide ABC transporter ATP-binding protein, giving the protein MSLVEVTDLTVGFGSLRAVDGLSFRLEKGAALGLVGESGSGKSTVASALLGLHRGTGADVGGSVRVAGIDVQEASDAELRRLRGGKAAMVFQDPLSSLDPYYAVGDQIAEVYRVHVKVSRRAARARAVEVLDRVGIPDAARRARSRPHEFSGGMRQRALIAMALACEPDLLIADEPTTALDVTVQAQILDLLHTLREETGMGLLLVTHDVGVAAESVDEILVMRHGRAVEHGLVGAVLGAPAQAYTQELLGAVPRVDAPRTASAVTEEVVLEASGLRREFGRGKKAFAAVDDVSLTIHRGETLGIVGESGSGKTTLGRMLVGLLEPTAGEIKPGGGVRPDVQMVFQDPVSSLNPRRSVGESIADPLRAQGERDEGRIRGRVRELLERVGLEAAHYDRYPHEFSGGQRQRVGIARALAADPRVIVCDEPVSALDVTTQAQVIALLAELQRELGLALVFVAHDLAVVRQVSDRVAVMRRGRIVEYGPADEVYESPRDPYTKQLLAAVPALDPEVAAQRRTARRQLTAV; this is encoded by the coding sequence ATGAGCCTGGTGGAAGTCACCGACCTGACGGTCGGGTTCGGATCGCTGCGCGCCGTCGACGGCCTGTCCTTCCGGCTGGAGAAGGGCGCCGCGCTGGGCCTGGTCGGCGAGTCCGGCTCGGGCAAGTCCACGGTCGCCTCGGCCCTCCTGGGGCTGCACCGCGGCACGGGAGCCGACGTCGGCGGCTCGGTGCGCGTGGCCGGCATCGACGTACAGGAGGCGTCCGACGCCGAACTGCGGCGGCTGCGCGGCGGGAAGGCCGCCATGGTCTTCCAGGACCCCCTGTCGTCCCTCGACCCGTACTACGCGGTCGGCGACCAGATCGCCGAGGTGTACCGGGTGCACGTGAAGGTCTCCCGGCGTGCCGCACGCGCGCGTGCCGTCGAGGTGCTCGACCGCGTCGGCATCCCGGACGCCGCGCGCCGGGCGCGCTCCCGGCCGCACGAGTTCAGTGGCGGTATGCGCCAGCGCGCACTGATCGCGATGGCGCTGGCCTGCGAACCCGACCTGCTGATCGCCGACGAGCCGACCACGGCCCTCGACGTGACCGTCCAGGCCCAGATCCTCGACCTGCTGCACACGCTGCGCGAGGAGACCGGAATGGGCCTGCTCCTCGTCACGCACGACGTGGGTGTCGCCGCCGAGAGCGTCGACGAGATCCTGGTCATGCGGCACGGGCGGGCCGTCGAGCACGGCCTCGTCGGTGCCGTCCTGGGGGCGCCCGCGCAGGCGTACACCCAGGAACTCCTCGGCGCGGTGCCCCGTGTGGACGCGCCGCGCACCGCCTCCGCGGTGACGGAGGAGGTGGTTCTCGAGGCGAGCGGCCTGCGGCGCGAATTCGGACGCGGGAAGAAGGCGTTCGCGGCCGTCGACGACGTGTCGCTGACGATCCACCGGGGCGAGACCCTCGGGATCGTGGGGGAGAGCGGCAGCGGCAAGACCACCCTGGGACGGATGCTCGTGGGGCTGCTGGAGCCCACGGCGGGGGAGATCAAGCCCGGCGGAGGCGTGCGCCCGGACGTCCAGATGGTCTTCCAGGACCCCGTCTCCTCCCTCAACCCGCGCCGCAGCGTGGGCGAGTCGATCGCCGATCCGCTGCGCGCGCAGGGGGAACGGGACGAGGGGCGCATTCGGGGGCGTGTACGGGAACTGTTGGAGCGCGTGGGGCTCGAAGCGGCGCACTACGACCGCTACCCGCACGAGTTCAGCGGCGGACAGCGCCAGCGCGTCGGCATCGCCCGGGCGCTCGCCGCCGACCCACGCGTCATCGTCTGCGACGAACCGGTCTCCGCGCTCGACGTCACCACTCAGGCCCAGGTGATCGCCCTGCTCGCCGAACTGCAACGGGAACTCGGGCTCGCGCTCGTGTTCGTGGCGCACGACCTCGCGGTCGTCCGGCAGGTCAGCGACCGGGTCGCGGTGATGCGACGCGGCCGGATCGTCGAGTACGGGCCCGCCGACGAGGTCTACGAGTCGCCGCGCGACCCGTACACCAAGCAACTGCTGGCCGCCGTACCGGCGCTGGACCCGGAGGTCGCGGCGCAGCGACGGACGGCCCGGAGGCAGCTGACGGCGGTGTGA
- a CDS encoding DUF3492 domain-containing protein: MRIGLLTEGGYPYVSGDARLWCDRLVRGLEQHEFDIYALSRSERQEDEGWIQLPPQVSRVRTAPLWMAEDDGVVHGRRARRRFAECFGELAAAVCAAPAVLDGSEASGGVTASEASRGVVADRFGNALYGLAELARDEGGLVGALRSEGAVRALERACRAPGALRAARTARVPDLLSVAAHIERALRPLSLDWYEDDGLGSVDLCHATAGGEAALPGLLALHFAGVPLLVTEYGVQLRAHYLASSAAEESSAVRALLAAFHGALAAEVYRRAALITPGNTHARRWQERCGADRAKLRTVYPGMEAARFAEVGERADGSGCADPDTLVWVGRIEPAKDLISLLHSFAEVRKEAPKTRLRIVGAPADGPEGALYLAHCKALAAQLFPDEAEGVHAVGDNPVSFEEIGGPEVPSLAEAYASGSVVVLSSVVEGFPISLVEAMFCGRATVSTDVGAVVEVIGGTGLVVPPRNPRALAEACVALLRDPERRARLGAAARARALELFTVEQNITAFHGIYLEIVSRSPVRRLVVDDAGDPLPFGVPAEVHVPGRWTEARLMVTGRPRWAAGAPVRATAPLPAGEGA, encoded by the coding sequence GTGCGCATAGGACTGCTTACGGAGGGTGGCTATCCGTATGTGAGCGGTGACGCCAGACTCTGGTGCGACCGGCTCGTGCGCGGGCTCGAGCAGCACGAGTTCGACATCTACGCGCTCAGTCGCAGCGAGCGGCAGGAGGACGAGGGCTGGATCCAGCTGCCGCCGCAGGTCAGCCGGGTGCGGACGGCTCCGCTGTGGATGGCCGAGGACGACGGTGTGGTACACGGGCGACGGGCGCGCCGACGGTTCGCCGAGTGCTTCGGGGAGTTGGCGGCGGCGGTGTGTGCCGCACCGGCGGTCCTCGACGGCTCGGAGGCCTCTGGTGGAGTGACGGCGTCGGAGGCCTCTCGCGGAGTGGTGGCGGACCGTTTCGGCAATGCGCTGTACGGGCTCGCGGAACTGGCCCGCGACGAGGGCGGGCTGGTCGGGGCGCTGCGCTCCGAGGGGGCCGTGCGCGCCCTGGAGCGCGCCTGCCGTGCGCCCGGCGCACTGCGCGCCGCGCGTACCGCGCGCGTGCCCGACCTGCTGTCCGTCGCCGCTCACATAGAGCGCGCCCTGCGCCCCCTCTCGCTGGACTGGTACGAGGACGACGGGCTCGGCTCGGTCGACCTCTGCCACGCGACGGCAGGCGGCGAGGCCGCCCTGCCCGGCCTGCTCGCCCTGCACTTCGCCGGGGTGCCCCTGCTGGTCACGGAGTACGGCGTGCAGCTGCGGGCGCACTACCTCGCCTCCTCCGCCGCCGAGGAGTCCTCCGCGGTACGGGCGCTGCTCGCGGCCTTCCACGGCGCGCTGGCCGCCGAGGTCTACCGCCGGGCCGCGCTCATCACGCCAGGCAACACCCACGCGCGCCGCTGGCAGGAGCGCTGCGGCGCCGACCGCGCCAAACTGCGCACCGTCTACCCCGGCATGGAGGCCGCCCGCTTCGCGGAGGTGGGCGAGCGGGCCGACGGCTCCGGATGCGCGGACCCGGACACCCTGGTCTGGGTCGGCCGCATCGAACCGGCCAAGGACCTGATCTCACTGCTGCACTCCTTCGCCGAGGTCCGCAAGGAGGCACCGAAGACCCGGCTGCGGATCGTCGGCGCGCCCGCCGACGGGCCGGAGGGCGCGCTGTACCTGGCCCACTGCAAGGCGCTGGCCGCCCAGCTCTTCCCCGACGAGGCGGAGGGCGTGCACGCGGTCGGCGACAACCCGGTGTCCTTCGAGGAGATCGGCGGCCCGGAGGTCCCGAGCCTCGCGGAGGCGTACGCGTCCGGCTCCGTGGTCGTCCTCTCCAGCGTCGTCGAAGGCTTCCCGATCAGCCTGGTCGAGGCCATGTTCTGCGGCCGCGCCACCGTGTCCACGGACGTCGGCGCGGTCGTCGAAGTCATCGGCGGTACGGGGCTGGTGGTGCCGCCGCGCAATCCGCGGGCGCTCGCCGAGGCGTGCGTGGCACTGCTGCGCGACCCCGAACGGCGTGCGCGCCTGGGCGCGGCGGCCCGCGCGCGAGCCCTCGAACTCTTCACGGTCGAACAGAACATCACGGCATTTCACGGCATTTACCTGGAGATCGTCTCGCGCTCCCCGGTCCGGCGGCTCGTCGTGGACGACGCAGGGGATCCCCTGCCGTTCGGCGTGCCGGCCGAGGTCCACGTACCCGGTCGCTGGACCGAGGCCCGTCTCATGGTCACGGGACGCCCGCGCTGGGCGGCGGGGGCGCCGGTGCGTGCCACAGCTCCGCTGCCCGCGGGGGAGGGCGCGTGA
- a CDS encoding NAD-dependent epimerase/dehydratase family protein, whose protein sequence is MRVLLIGANGYLGRFVADRLLADPAVQLTALGRGDDADVRFDLASGSPGALTRFLDAVHPGVVINCAGATRGGARELTRHNTVAVATVCEALRRSGCGARLVQIGCGAEYGPSQPGSSTAEDAVPRPGGPYGVSKLAATELVLGSGLDAVVLRVFSPAGPGTPAGSPLGRLAEALRRAMQSGDGELKLGGLGVQRDFIDVRDVARAVHAASLSAAQGVINIGSGRAVRLRDASAVLARVAGYGGTLHELDGPPGPMRSAIGHPRTEADHGAPVAYPYPDGCGSWQQADVRTARDRLGWRPRINLEESLADIWMEAACRI, encoded by the coding sequence ATGAGGGTCCTGCTGATCGGAGCCAACGGATACCTCGGCCGATTCGTCGCCGACAGACTGCTCGCCGATCCGGCCGTGCAGCTCACCGCGCTCGGCCGGGGCGACGACGCCGACGTACGGTTCGACCTCGCCTCGGGCAGCCCCGGCGCCCTCACCCGCTTCCTGGACGCGGTGCACCCCGGTGTCGTCATCAACTGCGCGGGCGCCACCCGCGGCGGAGCCCGCGAACTGACCCGGCACAACACCGTCGCCGTCGCCACCGTCTGCGAGGCCCTTCGCCGCAGCGGCTGCGGTGCCCGCCTGGTGCAGATCGGCTGCGGCGCCGAGTACGGGCCCAGCCAGCCCGGCTCCTCCACGGCCGAGGACGCCGTACCGCGCCCCGGCGGCCCGTACGGCGTGAGCAAGCTCGCCGCCACCGAACTGGTCCTCGGTTCCGGCCTCGACGCCGTCGTCCTGCGCGTCTTCTCGCCCGCGGGTCCCGGCACCCCCGCCGGATCCCCGCTCGGCCGCCTCGCCGAGGCCCTGCGCCGCGCCATGCAGTCCGGCGACGGCGAACTCAAACTCGGCGGACTCGGCGTCCAGCGCGACTTCATCGACGTCCGCGATGTCGCCCGCGCCGTGCACGCCGCCTCGCTCTCCGCCGCTCAGGGCGTCATCAACATCGGCTCGGGCCGTGCCGTCCGCCTGCGCGACGCCTCCGCCGTCCTCGCCCGTGTGGCCGGCTATGGGGGCACGCTGCACGAACTCGACGGCCCACCCGGACCGATGAGGTCGGCCATCGGTCATCCCCGCACCGAAGCGGATCACGGGGCGCCGGTCGCGTACCCCTACCCGGACGGCTGCGGCAGCTGGCAGCAGGCCGATGTGCGCACCGCACGCGACCGGCTCGGCTGGCGGCCCCGGATCAACCTCGAGGAATCCCTCGCCGATATCTGGATGGAGGCGGCATGCCGTATCTGA
- a CDS encoding spherulation-specific family 4 protein: MPYLTSAATDIASTDLRVGLGVPGYAHPLVAPAEWGELTRPGTPVHWAVLNVAGGPGTRPDPHCLEAAGRLRNAGVRVLGHLDVTYGARAFAEVISDAHRYLDWYRVGGFLLHRCPTERAALPEVRRAATTLRTLLDDAHLVFGHGTHPYPGYVESADQLVTFSGTWSDYRWSQVAEWTADYPPERFCHFVHGVPRGHLDEALRIARWQGAATIYFTDRTDHGGRADPWETMPGYWDEIVSRIGTGVSE; the protein is encoded by the coding sequence ATGCCGTATCTGACCAGCGCCGCGACGGACATCGCGAGCACGGACTTAAGGGTCGGCCTCGGCGTCCCCGGCTATGCGCACCCCCTCGTCGCTCCGGCCGAGTGGGGCGAACTCACCCGCCCCGGCACCCCCGTGCACTGGGCCGTCCTGAACGTGGCGGGCGGTCCCGGCACCCGCCCCGACCCGCACTGCCTGGAGGCCGCCGGCCGACTCCGCAACGCGGGCGTGCGCGTCCTGGGACACCTGGACGTGACGTACGGCGCACGCGCCTTCGCCGAGGTGATCTCCGACGCACACCGGTATCTCGACTGGTACCGGGTCGGCGGCTTCCTCCTCCATCGCTGTCCCACCGAGCGCGCCGCGCTCCCCGAGGTCCGCCGGGCGGCCACCACGCTCCGCACGCTCCTCGACGACGCACACCTCGTCTTCGGCCACGGCACCCACCCCTACCCCGGCTATGTCGAAAGCGCCGACCAGCTGGTGACCTTCTCCGGCACCTGGAGCGACTACCGCTGGTCGCAGGTGGCCGAGTGGACCGCCGACTATCCGCCCGAGCGCTTCTGCCACTTCGTGCACGGGGTACCGCGCGGTCATCTCGACGAAGCGCTGCGCATCGCCCGCTGGCAGGGCGCCGCCACGATCTACTTCACCGACCGCACGGATCACGGTGGACGGGCCGACCCCTGGGAGACGATGCCCGGCTACTGGGACGAGATCGTCTCGCGGATCGGAACGGGTGTCTCGGAATGA
- the moeZ gene encoding adenylyltransferase/sulfurtransferase MoeZ encodes MSLPPLVEPAAELTVDEVRRYSRHLIIPDVGMDGQKRLKNAKVLCVGAGGLGSPALMYLAAAGVGTLGIVEFDEVDESNLQRQIIHSQADIGRSKAESARDSVLGINPYVNVVLHEERLEAENVMDIFSQYDLIVDGTDNFATRYLVNDACVLLNKPYVWGSIYRFDGQASVFWSEHGPCYRCLYPEPPPPGMVPSCAEGGVLGVLCASIGSIQVNEAIKLLAGIGEPLVGRLMIYDALEMQYRQVKVRKDPDCAVCGENPTVTELIDYEAFCGVVSEEAQEAAAGSTITPKQLKEWIDDGENIEIIDVREINEYEIVSIPGAKLIPKNEFLMGTALETLPQDKKIVLHCKTGVRSAEVLAVLKSAGFSDAVHVGGGVIGWVNQIEPEKPVY; translated from the coding sequence GTGTCGCTGCCACCCCTGGTTGAGCCAGCTGCTGAGCTCACCGTAGACGAGGTCCGCAGGTACTCCCGCCACCTGATCATTCCCGACGTGGGCATGGACGGGCAGAAGCGGCTGAAGAACGCCAAGGTGCTGTGTGTGGGCGCCGGCGGCCTCGGATCGCCGGCGCTGATGTACCTGGCCGCCGCGGGCGTGGGCACGCTCGGCATCGTGGAGTTCGACGAGGTCGACGAGTCGAACCTGCAGCGCCAGATCATCCACAGTCAGGCGGACATCGGCCGCTCCAAGGCCGAGTCGGCCCGTGACTCCGTGCTGGGCATCAACCCGTACGTGAACGTGGTCCTTCACGAAGAGCGGCTCGAGGCCGAGAACGTGATGGACATCTTCAGCCAGTACGACCTGATCGTCGACGGCACGGACAACTTCGCGACCCGCTACCTGGTCAACGACGCGTGCGTCCTGCTCAACAAGCCGTACGTGTGGGGCTCGATCTACCGCTTCGACGGCCAGGCCTCCGTCTTCTGGTCCGAGCACGGTCCCTGCTACCGCTGCCTCTACCCGGAGCCCCCGCCGCCGGGCATGGTCCCCTCCTGCGCCGAGGGCGGCGTGCTGGGCGTGCTGTGCGCGTCCATCGGCTCCATCCAGGTCAACGAGGCGATCAAGCTTCTCGCGGGCATCGGTGAGCCGCTCGTCGGCCGCCTGATGATCTACGACGCCCTCGAGATGCAGTACCGCCAGGTCAAGGTCCGCAAGGACCCGGACTGCGCGGTCTGCGGCGAGAACCCGACCGTCACCGAGCTCATCGACTACGAGGCCTTCTGCGGTGTCGTGTCCGAGGAGGCCCAGGAGGCGGCGGCCGGCTCGACGATCACTCCCAAGCAGCTCAAGGAGTGGATCGACGACGGCGAGAACATCGAGATCATCGACGTCCGTGAGATCAACGAGTACGAGATCGTCTCGATCCCCGGCGCCAAGCTGATCCCGAAGAACGAGTTCCTCATGGGCACCGCCCTGGAGACCCTTCCGCAGGACAAGAAGATCGTCCTGCACTGCAAGACGGGCGTCCGCAGCGCGGAGGTGCTCGCCGTGCTGAAGTCCGCGGGCTTCTCGGACGCGGTGCACGTCGGCGGCGGTGTGATCGGCTGGGTCAACCAGATCGAGCCGGAGAAGCCGGTGTACTAG
- a CDS encoding alpha/beta hydrolase produces MTRFARWTAAAAAALLVAGCGSGSSGGGKDEGKNSGLPSAGAPSSGAASGLPTSLTSQKLDWGHCKSSSAPGSGWQCATLKVPLDYAKPDGETIDLALIRSKATGGQSKRIGSLLFNFGGPGGSGVDTMPSYESAVGLLHERYDLVSWDPRGVAASEGVRCRSDKAIQAAESVDATPDDAAEETAYFKDAADFGKGCAKAAGQLLSHVSTTDTARDMDLMRQVLGDGTMHYLGFSYGTELGGVYAHLFPKNVGRLVLDAVVDPSADTVGHAKNQTLGFQRALDDYLKSTGQDPKQGSQKIVDLLNRIDANPLPTADGRKLTQTLALTGIVLPLYSKEGWPRLTNALKGAEGGDGSGLLALADGYNDRDSSGHYGTTTHSQRVISCLDDRQRPTPAETKKLLPEFEKISPVFGDFMGWDTAGWCHDWPVAGQYDNPEVSAPGAAPILIVGNTGDPATPYEGARRMADELGKGVGVELTWKGEGHGAYGSGSECVDSTVNSYLLDGTVPKDGKVCAS; encoded by the coding sequence ATGACGCGTTTCGCACGGTGGACGGCCGCGGCGGCCGCCGCGTTGCTGGTGGCGGGCTGCGGCAGCGGCTCGTCGGGGGGCGGCAAGGACGAGGGGAAGAACAGCGGCCTGCCGTCGGCCGGGGCGCCTTCCTCCGGCGCCGCCTCGGGGCTGCCCACCTCGCTCACCTCACAGAAGCTCGACTGGGGCCACTGCAAGAGCTCCTCCGCGCCGGGCAGCGGCTGGCAGTGCGCGACACTCAAGGTGCCGCTGGACTACGCGAAGCCTGACGGCGAGACGATCGACCTGGCGCTGATCCGCTCGAAGGCGACCGGCGGCCAGAGCAAGCGCATCGGCTCACTCCTGTTCAACTTCGGCGGCCCCGGCGGCTCGGGCGTCGACACGATGCCGTCGTACGAGAGTGCCGTCGGCCTACTCCACGAGCGCTACGACCTGGTGAGCTGGGACCCGCGCGGCGTCGCCGCCAGCGAGGGTGTGCGCTGCCGCAGTGACAAGGCGATCCAGGCAGCCGAGTCCGTGGACGCCACCCCGGACGACGCGGCCGAGGAGACCGCGTACTTCAAGGACGCCGCCGACTTCGGCAAGGGCTGCGCGAAGGCCGCCGGACAGCTGCTGTCACACGTCTCCACGACCGACACGGCCCGCGACATGGACCTGATGCGTCAGGTCCTCGGCGACGGGACGATGCACTACCTCGGCTTTTCGTACGGGACCGAACTCGGCGGCGTGTACGCCCACTTGTTCCCCAAGAACGTGGGCCGTCTGGTGCTGGACGCAGTCGTCGACCCGAGCGCCGACACGGTCGGCCACGCCAAGAACCAGACCCTGGGCTTCCAGCGCGCCCTGGACGACTACCTCAAGTCCACCGGCCAGGACCCCAAGCAGGGCTCCCAGAAGATCGTGGACCTGCTGAACCGCATCGACGCGAACCCCCTGCCGACGGCCGACGGCCGCAAGCTCACCCAGACGCTGGCGCTCACCGGCATCGTCCTGCCCCTGTACAGCAAGGAGGGTTGGCCCCGCCTGACCAACGCGCTCAAGGGCGCCGAGGGCGGTGACGGTTCGGGACTGCTGGCCCTCGCCGACGGCTACAACGACCGCGATTCCTCGGGGCACTACGGCACGACGACCCACTCCCAACGGGTCATATCGTGCTTGGACGACAGGCAGCGGCCGACTCCCGCGGAGACGAAGAAGCTGCTGCCCGAGTTCGAGAAGATCTCGCCCGTCTTCGGGGACTTCATGGGCTGGGACACCGCGGGTTGGTGCCACGACTGGCCGGTCGCCGGCCAGTACGACAACCCGGAGGTCAGCGCGCCGGGCGCCGCGCCCATCCTGATCGTCGGCAACACCGGGGACCCCGCGACTCCGTACGAGGGCGCCCGCAGAATGGCCGACGAGCTGGGCAAGGGCGTCGGAGTGGAGCTCACCTGGAAGGGCGAGGGCCATGGCGCCTACGGGAGTGGGAGCGAGTGTGTCGACTCCACGGTGAACAGCTATCTGCTGGACGGGACGGTGCCGAAGGACGGGAAGGTCTGCGCGTCGTAG
- a CDS encoding alpha/beta hydrolase — protein MPNPSPPRAAALALSVAVLSAMLTGCSDNSKSEDLPAQKLSWKDCPAPAESEGGGNAPSPLPGGTQWQCATMKAPLDWADPKGDTIGIALIRARTSGDQSKRIGSLIFNFGGPGGSGVTTLPAFGEDYAKLRTRYDLVSFDPRGVGRSAGVKCEDDSGLDVFLQQDATPDDTAEQKNLLSNTKTFNAACEKNSGQTLPHVRTTDAARDIDLMRQVLGDAKLHYFGISYGTELGGVYAHLFPKHVGRAVFDAVVDPTQNPEQSALGQARGFQLALDNFATDCTSKTEPCPIGDTPQDVKNRIAKLLKDLDSKPIPGVFPRQLTQTEATNGIAQALYSKDFWEYLTEGLDQAYSGDGKVLMLLSDSMNGRNQNGQYSNLYAANVSINCADEKPRYTIPDVQAGLPAFRAASPLFGDYLAWGMLSCTNWAVPGAADHPDVSATGAAPILVVGNTGDPATPYQGAKKMVDALGKGVGVEVTYKGQGHGAYDSGNKCVHNAVNGYLLDGTVPPAGTVCT, from the coding sequence ATGCCGAACCCGTCTCCGCCGCGCGCCGCTGCGCTGGCGCTCTCCGTCGCCGTGCTGTCCGCCATGCTGACGGGCTGCAGCGACAACTCGAAGAGCGAGGACCTGCCGGCCCAGAAGCTGAGCTGGAAGGACTGCCCGGCCCCCGCCGAGTCCGAGGGCGGCGGCAACGCCCCCTCTCCCCTGCCGGGCGGCACACAGTGGCAGTGCGCCACCATGAAGGCACCCCTCGACTGGGCCGACCCCAAGGGCGACACCATCGGGATCGCGCTGATCCGGGCGCGGACGAGCGGCGACCAGAGCAAACGCATCGGCTCCCTCATCTTCAACTTCGGCGGCCCCGGCGGCTCCGGCGTCACCACGCTGCCCGCCTTCGGCGAGGACTACGCGAAGCTGCGCACCCGCTACGACCTGGTGAGCTTCGACCCGCGTGGGGTCGGCCGCAGCGCGGGCGTGAAGTGCGAGGACGACAGCGGACTCGACGTGTTCTTGCAGCAGGACGCCACCCCCGACGACACCGCCGAGCAGAAGAACCTCCTCAGCAACACGAAGACGTTCAACGCGGCCTGCGAGAAGAACTCCGGGCAGACCCTCCCCCACGTGCGCACCACCGACGCGGCCCGCGACATCGACCTCATGCGCCAAGTGCTCGGCGACGCCAAACTGCACTACTTCGGCATCTCGTACGGCACCGAACTCGGCGGCGTCTACGCACACTTGTTCCCCAAGCACGTAGGGCGCGCCGTCTTCGACGCGGTCGTCGACCCGACGCAGAACCCGGAACAGAGCGCGCTCGGGCAGGCCAGAGGCTTCCAGCTCGCGCTCGACAACTTCGCCACCGACTGCACCTCGAAGACCGAGCCCTGCCCGATCGGCGACACCCCGCAGGACGTCAAGAACCGCATCGCCAAACTCCTCAAGGACCTGGACAGCAAGCCCATCCCCGGCGTCTTCCCACGCCAGCTCACCCAGACCGAGGCCACCAACGGCATCGCGCAGGCGCTGTACTCCAAGGACTTCTGGGAGTACCTGACGGAGGGCCTGGACCAGGCGTACAGCGGTGACGGCAAGGTATTGATGCTGCTGTCCGACTCGATGAACGGGCGCAACCAGAACGGCCAGTACAGCAACCTCTACGCGGCCAACGTCTCCATCAACTGCGCCGACGAGAAACCGCGGTACACGATCCCCGACGTGCAAGCCGGTCTGCCGGCGTTCCGGGCCGCCTCACCGCTCTTCGGCGACTACCTGGCCTGGGGCATGCTCAGCTGCACCAACTGGGCGGTCCCGGGCGCCGCCGACCACCCGGACGTCAGCGCCACCGGTGCGGCGCCGATCCTCGTGGTCGGCAACACCGGCGACCCGGCCACGCCGTACCAGGGCGCGAAGAAGATGGTGGACGCGCTGGGCAAGGGCGTCGGCGTCGAGGTGACCTACAAGGGCCAGGGGCACGGCGCGTACGACAGCGGGAACAAGTGCGTGCACAACGCGGTGAACGGCTATCTGCTGGACGGGACCGTGCCGCCCGCGGGAACCGTCTGCACCTAG